Proteins encoded together in one Candidatus Hydrogenedentota bacterium window:
- a CDS encoding diphosphate--fructose-6-phosphate 1-phosphotransferase has protein sequence MPKNVIVAQSGGPSPVINSSLRGVVETCKMFPETFGTIYAGWHGIEGVLKEVLLDISAQDEEEIALLRYTPAAGAIGTCRYKLKKDRPEDFQRVIDVFKAHHIGYFFYNGGNDSMDTAHKVAQVAKEQGLDLVAVGVPKTIDNDVGDAAFKLIDHTPGYGSVARYWMGMVQNANEENAGSCPADPVLVMQAMGRKIGFIPAAARLADPKREMPLQIYLAESKVSAEELCDNVNDQLKRDGRCIIVVSEGFDAGELGETKDSFGHTQFSASKITVAQKVVNLLNEHKLPVPGSARGQVPGTDQRDTCLYASIIDLDEAYKVGQQAALIAQSGENGWMATILREPGIIYNVRYDKAPLEQVANSERTFPEAWIAPGKTDVTDDFVRYARPLIGEDWASVPVVNGRQRFTRFRPVFAEKKLPEYTLRPSKK, from the coding sequence ATGCCGAAGAATGTCATCGTAGCCCAATCTGGCGGGCCGAGCCCCGTCATCAACAGTTCGTTGCGCGGCGTCGTCGAGACCTGCAAGATGTTTCCGGAAACCTTTGGGACGATCTACGCGGGCTGGCACGGCATCGAAGGCGTCCTGAAAGAAGTACTGCTGGACATCTCCGCGCAGGACGAGGAGGAGATCGCGCTCCTGCGCTACACGCCCGCCGCGGGCGCCATCGGCACCTGCCGTTACAAGCTCAAGAAGGACCGGCCGGAGGACTTCCAGCGCGTCATCGACGTTTTCAAGGCGCACCATATCGGCTATTTCTTCTACAACGGCGGCAATGACTCGATGGACACCGCGCACAAGGTGGCGCAGGTCGCTAAGGAACAGGGACTGGATCTCGTCGCCGTGGGCGTGCCCAAGACCATCGATAACGACGTCGGCGACGCCGCCTTCAAACTCATCGACCACACTCCCGGCTACGGCAGCGTGGCCCGCTACTGGATGGGCATGGTGCAGAACGCGAATGAAGAGAACGCGGGATCATGCCCGGCGGACCCGGTGCTCGTCATGCAGGCCATGGGCCGCAAGATCGGCTTTATCCCGGCGGCGGCGCGGCTCGCGGACCCCAAGCGCGAAATGCCGCTCCAGATCTACCTGGCTGAATCGAAGGTGAGCGCGGAAGAGCTTTGCGACAACGTCAACGATCAGCTCAAGCGCGACGGCCGCTGCATCATCGTCGTCAGCGAGGGCTTTGACGCCGGCGAACTGGGCGAGACAAAAGACAGCTTCGGCCACACGCAATTCAGCGCATCCAAGATCACCGTGGCGCAGAAGGTCGTTAATCTGCTGAACGAGCACAAGCTGCCTGTCCCCGGCAGCGCCCGCGGGCAGGTGCCCGGCACGGACCAGCGCGACACCTGCCTTTACGCCTCCATCATCGACCTCGACGAAGCGTACAAGGTGGGTCAGCAAGCGGCGCTCATCGCCCAGTCCGGCGAAAACGGCTGGATGGCGACGATCCTGCGCGAGCCCGGCATCATCTACAACGTGCGCTATGACAAAGCGCCGCTCGAGCAGGTAGCGAATTCGGAGCGCACATTCCCGGAGGCGTGGATCGCGCCCGGCAAGACGGACGTCACCGATGATTTTGTGCGCTATGCGCGCCCGCTGATCGGCGAGGACTGGGCCAGCGTGCCCGTGGTCAATGGCCGCCAGCGGTTCACCCGGTTCAGACCCGTTTTCGCGGAAAAGAAGCTGCCCGAATACACCCTGCGACCGTCGAAAAAGTGA
- a CDS encoding DUF4177 domain-containing protein: MTEMAAWEYKTLALRVKEGMCDPEALDTALNRIGADGWELVTVTCLQHAGETTMLVHHLRRPGEPARRIGFHA; the protein is encoded by the coding sequence ATGACTGAAATGGCCGCTTGGGAATACAAGACGCTTGCGCTACGAGTGAAAGAGGGCATGTGCGACCCGGAGGCGCTGGATACGGCGCTGAACCGCATCGGCGCGGATGGCTGGGAACTGGTCACCGTGACCTGTTTACAGCACGCAGGCGAAACGACGATGCTCGTGCATCATCTGCGCCGGCCCGGCGAACCTGCGCGCCGCATCGGATTCCACGCGTAA
- the gnd gene encoding decarboxylating NADP(+)-dependent phosphogluconate dehydrogenase yields the protein MAHADIGLIGLAVMGENLVLNMESKGFTVAVYNRTVSKVDAFVKGRGKGKKFIGCHDIAALTASLKRPRKVMLLVKAGQAVDDFIEKLLPHLEPGDIIIDGGNSHFPDTIRRTKLVESKGLLYIGTGVSGGEEGALLGPSMMPGGSPAAWQHVKDIFQAVCAKTDAGEPCCDWVGENGAGHFVKMVHNGIEYGDMQMICETYHLMHAGLGMSNEEMHQVFAEWNQGELDSYLIEITRDILGYHDEEGRNVVDLILDTAGQKGTGKWTVVAALDEGQPLTLIGEAVFARCLSAIKNERVAASRVLRSDVSPFQGDKQAFVDDLRRALYASKIISYAQGYQLMRSAAKTYGWNLNYGGIALMWRGGCIIRSAFLGKIKEAFDRNPNLDNLLLDPFFADAVTKAQASWRNVVTTAVALGIPVPAISSALAFFDGYRSERLPANLLQAQRDYFGAHTYERVDKPRGEFFHTNWTGRGGSTAASTYVV from the coding sequence ATGGCACACGCGGACATTGGACTGATCGGACTGGCGGTGATGGGCGAGAACCTCGTCCTGAACATGGAAAGCAAGGGTTTCACCGTCGCGGTATACAACCGCACGGTGTCAAAGGTGGACGCCTTCGTCAAAGGGCGCGGCAAGGGCAAGAAATTCATTGGCTGCCACGACATTGCCGCATTGACGGCCAGCCTGAAGCGCCCGCGCAAGGTCATGCTGCTCGTGAAGGCCGGCCAGGCGGTCGATGATTTTATCGAGAAGCTCCTCCCCCACCTCGAACCCGGCGACATCATCATTGACGGCGGCAATTCGCATTTCCCCGACACAATCCGCCGCACGAAGCTGGTCGAGAGCAAGGGGCTTCTCTACATCGGCACGGGCGTATCCGGCGGCGAGGAGGGCGCGCTGCTCGGGCCGTCGATGATGCCAGGAGGCTCGCCCGCCGCGTGGCAGCACGTGAAGGACATCTTCCAGGCCGTCTGCGCGAAGACGGACGCGGGTGAACCCTGTTGCGACTGGGTCGGCGAAAACGGCGCGGGCCATTTCGTGAAGATGGTCCATAACGGAATCGAATATGGCGATATGCAAATGATCTGCGAGACGTACCATCTGATGCACGCCGGACTGGGCATGAGCAACGAGGAAATGCACCAGGTTTTCGCCGAGTGGAACCAGGGTGAGCTGGACTCCTATCTCATCGAGATTACCCGTGACATTCTCGGATACCACGATGAGGAGGGCCGCAACGTCGTGGACCTGATCCTCGACACCGCGGGCCAGAAGGGTACCGGTAAATGGACAGTGGTGGCCGCGTTGGATGAAGGCCAGCCGCTGACGCTCATCGGCGAGGCGGTGTTTGCCCGGTGCCTGTCCGCAATCAAGAACGAGCGCGTGGCGGCGTCCCGCGTCCTGCGAAGTGACGTCAGCCCGTTCCAGGGCGACAAGCAGGCGTTCGTCGACGACCTGCGCCGGGCGCTGTATGCGTCCAAGATCATCAGCTATGCGCAAGGCTACCAGCTGATGCGGTCCGCGGCCAAGACCTACGGTTGGAACCTGAACTACGGCGGCATCGCGTTGATGTGGCGCGGCGGTTGCATCATCCGTTCCGCGTTTCTGGGAAAGATCAAGGAAGCGTTTGACCGCAATCCCAATCTCGACAACCTCCTCCTGGATCCGTTTTTCGCGGACGCGGTCACGAAGGCGCAGGCGTCGTGGCGTAATGTGGTCACAACCGCGGTAGCCTTGGGTATCCCCGTCCCTGCCATTAGTTCGGCACTGGCCTTCTTCGACGGCTACCGGAGCGAACGGCTGCCCGCAAATCTGCTCCAGGCGCAGCGCGATTATTTCGGCGCGCATACGTACGAGCGCGTCGACAAGCCGCGCGGCGAATTCTTCCACACCAACTGGACGGGCCGCGGCGGTTCGACCGCGGCATCCACGTATGTCGTGTAA